The sequence GCCAGGGGCCACGGGGTGATCTACTTCTATTGGGAGGGGCTGTGGGGCGTCCACGCCGGCCCGGAGGGCGGCGCCTCCCGCAAGGCGGCTTTCCGCAAGCTGCACGAGGAGGTGAACCGCAGCGGCCGCTGATCAGTGCGGCAGGAGCCAGAAGCGGCTCAGCCAGCTCAGGCCGCTCCCAGGCACTGCTCCACCACCTCGCGGCTGTTGGTGGACAGCTCTGACGCCGCCAGGCTCTCGAGGGCCTGGCGCATCTGGCCGCCACGGCCGGGGCCATAGCTCTGCCAGCGGCTGAACACCTTGGCCAGGCGCGAGGCGGTGATCGGGTTGCGGCGGTCGAGGGCCGCGATCTGGCTGGCCATGAAGCGGTAGCCGCTGCCATCGGCAGCATGGAACACGGGCGGGTTGCCGGCCAGGCCACCGAGCACCGCCCGCACGGAGTTGGGGGCCGCCGGATCGAAGCGAGGGTGCTGCAGCAGCCGTTGCACCCGCTCCAGACCATCGGCGAAGGGGGCCGAGGCCTCCAGGGCAAACCAGGCATCCAGGATCACGGGCCTGGACTGCCAGCGCTGGTAGAAGGCATCGACCGCCTCCTGCCGCTCGGGAATCTCCCGGGCCTGCAGGGCCCGCAGGCCGGCCCGCGCCAGGGTCATCGAGGGGCCATCCACGGCCGCCCGGGCCGCGGCGATCACCGCCGCATCCCCGGCCGCAGCACGCCAGCTCCAGATAGTGCCGGTGAGCATCCGGGCACCGCTGCCGTCCGGCCAGTCCAGACTCCACTGCGGTGTGCAACGCTCCAGGGCTGCCTGCAGGGGCGCCGCCAGGGCCGCCCCGAACAGGGCCCTCAGGGCCTCCAGGGCCGCAAACAGGGCCGGGGAGTCCGGCTCGCCGGGGCCATCCTCGAGCTCCGCCAGCCCCGGCAGGGCCAGCAGCATGGCGCGGCTGGCCTCCGAAAGCCGCGGGTCGTGCAGGATGCGGGCAAAGGCCGTGATCAGGGCATCCTCCAGACCCCCATCCGGCTGGCCAGCGGCCCGGGCGAGCACGGCCTGGCGCAGCAGCCCCTGGCCGGCATCCCAGCGGGCGAAGGCCTCACTGTCGTGGGCCAGCAGGTGCACGAGCTCGCTGCTGGGGCGGCCGATCTCCAGCTTCAGCGGCGCCGAGAACTGACGCAGCAGCGACAGGGCAGGGGGGTGGGCCTGGCGGGGCAGGCCCACCAGACGCAGCCGCTGCTCCTCGGCCTCCACCACCAGCAGGCGGGTGCCCTGCCCCCAGCTGAGGGGCCGCTGGGCCGCAGCCGCCGTGGCCTCGTCTTCCCCTTGCAGCCGCACGGTCAGGGGCTCCCCGGCCTGATCGATCAGGCCCAGGGCCAGGGGAATCACCAGGGGCTGCTTGTCGGGCTGGCCAGGGGTGGGGGGAGTGTGCTGCCGGATCACCAGTTCCAGCTCGCCCCGCTCGCCGTCCCAGTGGCGGTGGATCTGCAGCACCGGCGTGCCGGCCTGGTGATACCAACGCCTGAACTGATCCACATCGAAACGGGCCGCCTCCGGGGTACCCGCGGCCCAGGCGGCTTCGGCGGCATCCTGCATGGCCTGCACGAAGTCGTCACAGGTGGCGGCGGAGCCGTCGTGGCGGCTCACGTAGAGCGCCATTCCCTGCAGGAACGTCTCCTCACCCAGCAGGGTGTGGAGCGCCCGGATCACCTCCGCGCCCTTCTCATAGATGGTGGTGGTGTAGAAGTTATCGATGGCCTGGTAGGCATCGGGCTGCACCGGATGGGCCGTGGGGCCGGCATCTTCTCGAAACTGGGTGTTGCGCAGCATCGACACGTTTTCGATGCGATTGAGGGCCGCGCCGTGCAGATCAGCGCTGAAGCTCTGGTCCCGGAACACCGTGAGGCCCTCCTTCAAGGAGAGCTGGAACCAGTCGCGGCAGGTGATGCGATTGCCCGTCCAGTTATGGAAATATTCATGGGCCACCACACTTTCGATTCGCTCAAGCTCGCCATCCGTGGCCGTTTCCTGATCCGCCAGCACCAACTTGGAGTTGAAGATGTTGAGGCTCTTGTTCTCCATGGCGCCCATGTTGAAGTGACGCACCGCCACGATGTTGAACTCATCGAGGTCGTACTCGAGCCCATAGCGCTGCTCATCCCAGGCCATCGCCCGCTTCAGGGAGGCCATGGCATGGGCCGTGAAGGGGCTGTCGCCCGCCTCCACATGCAGCCGCAGTTGCACCGTGCGGCCACTGGCGGTGGTGAAGCACTCGCGCACCTCCTCCAGCTGGCCCGCCACCAGGGCAAACAGGTAGGAGGGCTTGGGGAAGGGGTCGTCCCAGATGGCGTAATGGCGCCCGGGCTCGCCCGCCAGCGCGCCGCTCTCCACGCAGTTGCCATTGGAGAGCAGCACCGGGCAGGCCAGCCGATCGGCCTCGATCCGCACCTGGAAGCGGCTGAGCAGATCGGGGCGGTCGGGGTGATAAGTGATGCGGCGGAACCCCTCGGCCTCGCACTGCGTTGTGAACAGGCCACTGCTCACATAGAGCCCCTCCAGGGTGGTGTTGTGCTCGGGATGGATCCGCACCAGGCTGCGCAGCACGAAGGGGCGCTGGGGCGGTTGCCGCAGCACCAGGCCGTCGTCCAGAAGCCCATAGGCCGACGCCTCCAGCGGTTCGGCGTCGAGCTGGAGCTCCAGCAGCTCCAGGTCCAGGCCGCGCAGCTCCAGCGGCCCCGGCTCTGCGGCGGGGTTGGGCCGCAGCGCCAGGCGGGCCTCCACCTCGGTGTGGTCGTCGAACAGCCGCACCGTCAGGTCGGTGCGGTCCAGCTGGCAGGGGGCGGGGCGGTAGTCGCAACGGTGCACCGTGGCCATGAAACCGGGAGACGGGGGGACAGGGAGGAGCTGGGGATCAGTTGGCGGCGTCGCCGGGAGGGAGGGTCGCCGGCTGGGGCGGCGGCGGAATCGCCTCCGATCCGGT is a genomic window of Cyanobium sp. NS01 containing:
- the pepN gene encoding aminopeptidase N; the protein is MATVHRCDYRPAPCQLDRTDLTVRLFDDHTEVEARLALRPNPAAEPGPLELRGLDLELLELQLDAEPLEASAYGLLDDGLVLRQPPQRPFVLRSLVRIHPEHNTTLEGLYVSSGLFTTQCEAEGFRRITYHPDRPDLLSRFQVRIEADRLACPVLLSNGNCVESGALAGEPGRHYAIWDDPFPKPSYLFALVAGQLEEVRECFTTASGRTVQLRLHVEAGDSPFTAHAMASLKRAMAWDEQRYGLEYDLDEFNIVAVRHFNMGAMENKSLNIFNSKLVLADQETATDGELERIESVVAHEYFHNWTGNRITCRDWFQLSLKEGLTVFRDQSFSADLHGAALNRIENVSMLRNTQFREDAGPTAHPVQPDAYQAIDNFYTTTIYEKGAEVIRALHTLLGEETFLQGMALYVSRHDGSAATCDDFVQAMQDAAEAAWAAGTPEAARFDVDQFRRWYHQAGTPVLQIHRHWDGERGELELVIRQHTPPTPGQPDKQPLVIPLALGLIDQAGEPLTVRLQGEDEATAAAAQRPLSWGQGTRLLVVEAEEQRLRLVGLPRQAHPPALSLLRQFSAPLKLEIGRPSSELVHLLAHDSEAFARWDAGQGLLRQAVLARAAGQPDGGLEDALITAFARILHDPRLSEASRAMLLALPGLAELEDGPGEPDSPALFAALEALRALFGAALAAPLQAALERCTPQWSLDWPDGSGARMLTGTIWSWRAAAGDAAVIAAARAAVDGPSMTLARAGLRALQAREIPERQEAVDAFYQRWQSRPVILDAWFALEASAPFADGLERVQRLLQHPRFDPAAPNSVRAVLGGLAGNPPVFHAADGSGYRFMASQIAALDRRNPITASRLAKVFSRWQSYGPGRGGQMRQALESLAASELSTNSREVVEQCLGAA